From the genome of Triticum aestivum cultivar Chinese Spring chromosome 1A, IWGSC CS RefSeq v2.1, whole genome shotgun sequence:
ATCCAGGCCACCATGGCCGGGACTGTCGACGTGCCGGCCATCCCGCGGCCTCCCCGATGCCTACAAGACCTGCCTCGCGGCGCCCCAAACCCTAATCCCCtcattcttcttcctcgtctctctcCATCGATCTGAACCACGCCTGAGCTCCGCCGTCGACATGTTGCCGTCGATGCCGCGGCCACCGTGCTCCCCGCGTCGTGAGGAGATGTCCAAGAGGACCGCCAGCGACGAATCCTTCTTCTCCTAGCACCAGGACAAGCCGGGCCACACCGTACTCTCGGCATCGAGCCATTCCTCGCCTGCGGCCGTCGCATCTAGTCGCCGGTTTCCACTGCTCCGGGCCACCCCCGACCTCCCAACCTCGTCCACAAGCACCAGGGTGAGCCCCTCTACCGATCCCCTCACTTTCCCCTTTCGATTTGTGTCGTTTGCCACCACTCCCGTGTTCGTCAGTGGCCGACCTGGCTGCAGCTCCGCCGAGGCGCTCGCATCGTGCGCCCACCGAGCCAACGCTCGCACTCGGCCGCCCCAGACCACACCGTGCCCTGCGCGCTTCCGTTGCTGCGGTGCTAGCTGCTGCTCTGCGTACTGCTAGTAGTGTTGCCGCCACTGCTCTGTGTGCCCGCTTGCTGCTGCCGGCTGCTGCTAGCCACAACTGCTGCAACTCCTTCCTGCTGCGCGCGCTCGCCTGATGCCGCTGCTTGCTCGCGCGGGCGCCCGCTGCCGCCATTGCCGCCACTTGATGCTGCTAGCCACGGCCATGGCTACAGCCGTGTGCGTGTGCAGTGTGTGTgtcgtgtgtgtatgtgtgtgtgcgcgcgcacagCCACAGTTGGCTGTGCCACCGGCCGGTCCCTGGCTTAATTAATCTAGGATTAATTTGGACTAGTTTAGGTAGGAACTAATTTAGTGTTGATTAGTCTATATAAACAATGACATGTGGCCCCCTAGTTtaaactagtaagcatgcacgtgcaacgcacgtctataTAAATATTACAACCAGATTTGTGAAGCTATTTGTGGAGGTTCGTGCTCAAAAAAGATAAGGCAGACGTGTCAGTCATGGAAGTTTGTTCTCGAGAAAGAAAAGGCCCCCATGTCGCTTGCTCGAGTGACATGAGTGGCGACCCTAGCgcctcccttccttccctcctatcTTCCTCGTTTTCCTTCCCTCCTATCTTCCTCGTTGTCATTGGAGGAAACTGTTGGGCAAATTGGTGTATGTGGTGAATTTGATATGTCGTAAAACATAGTAAGGGACAACATGTAATGTGGATCAATATTTTACAACGTGTGGTACAATCTCTCTGTTTCATATAACAAAACCTGATAAGTCTGTTCGGTTGTAAACATGAAGATGCTTTCAAGACACTCTCCATTGGCACCATTTTCTTCAAATGCTTGGTGATAACCAGCAAGGTTTATCCCTTCCAACCGTAACCCCACACCCCACATCCTGCAAGTGAACAACTACTTTATCAAGACAACAAAGAGTATTTTGAATTATAAGCAGCAATCTAGAGCTTGCACTATTATAATTCTCTTGCTTGAAAATGATCTATGTTGATCTAAGTGAAGAAAGAAAATAGAATAGCTCGTTTGAATAAAAATAGCAGAGCaccattgttttttttttgcaattccAGAGTGTTATTTCTTGAAATCTTGAAAATGCTTCTATTGCACATTAACAACATTGGACAATTAGTTATAAAAATACATTATTCAAAAGAGAATGATTCAGTTCCATACAATCCTATACTGAAAAAATGCACTCTTTCGACTCATTTCCAAATCATACTGGGTAACATGAACATTTCAGTTGAGTTACCACACCTTTCTCATTTGAAAATGTATCTCTTGATTCAGTATCACCACCGAGGCACCCACCATTTATACCGATTTTTTTAGTACCTATGAATAATGTAAACATAATATTGCTAGGGAGTTGGAGGGCTTAATGCGATATCTCAGATGCCGCAGTACCTAGCTCTGATCCTAGTAAAGAGGGGGTCAAATTAGGCATTTCAATTAAAGAGTTACCACACCTTTCTCATTAGAAGCTATATCTCTTGATTCAGTATCACCACCGAGGCATCCATCGTTTATACCAAATTTTTTGTAGTACCTACGAATAATGTAAACATAATTTTGCTAGAGAGTTGGAGGGCTTAATGCGATATCTCAAATGCCACAATACCTAGCCCTGAACCTAGCAAAGAGGAGACAAAGAAGGCATCACACACTCAGAACCTCCTCCATTACACCACGTGTGCATTTTTAAAGAAACTCATGTGTGTGAAATATAGGAGTGTGCAAGTTTTAAGGGCAGAACTGGCACCAGCATGTTTGATTCAAACTTGGAAAACAATAAAACTTAGCCTACAATGGACACCATCAAACAATTTCCAGAAAGGACAGTTAGAATTGTTTTTCATCTTCACTATTACAGGAACAATGATTCCGAACTGAGGAGGTGGAGGGAGAGGGATTTGCATTACCATAATCTAAAGCCTAGCACGATATGGCAGAGGAATGATTGAAAGTCATGGATCGAGGATAATCCTAATCCACTGTCAGTAGAATGTAGTGTACTGTAGAAAGCCCAAACTTACTGAGGCAAATCGCCTAAAGGCAAATGAAACTCACCATGGGATGGAAGTTCCTCATCATCTGCCGACCTACGACGAGGGAGGAGTGAGCAGATGGCGGCGTGTTCATACTTGTGGTGCATCCGATTCTGTGGTGAGCAGTCCTGTTTGGTACGCTGATGAATGACACAAATTGTGGTGGTGACCATCCAGCTAGGTCCGTGGACGTCAGGCCAAGACATTGAAGCCCTCGTCCACCTGACAACATAACAAATAAAGATTTTCAGTTCAGTTGTTGATCTCGATTCTCGACAGGTGAGTATGATACTTGTATTAACACTTGAATGGCACCTATTTGTTTAATGTAAGGATAAACACACTTTACTTCTCCAACCATATCACTCGATACAGTGTactgaaagaaaagaaaaaagcaaaaaatacAGTACACTCAGTAGAAAGTAGTGAAAAAAAGCTGGTAGAAAACCTTGTGAATTACAGTAGCTTCACAGCCGTAGCCATaagagaacggagggagtatatggccaCACGGACGAAAAAACAACGAACACCAGCAGCACTACAACCCAAATCTGAGCCAAACCGGGCCACCTGAGGGCCATGCGGCAAGAGATCACCTATGAGATAAACACGATGGttgacaaatatgcatattggTAATGAAAATCATGACATGGCATCAGTCAAATCAACGCATATAAATTGGGCAGCTTGCTTTCATAATGATGTTTGACTCTACTTATAAATGGAGAACTACCATTCATTGAGGTGTACATATCAAGCTATAGCATGATTTTAGTTAAATCGAAGACGACGAATTTTGCCTCACGTGAACAAGCATCCCTTAGTAGCGATACTCATCATAGATGCCGCCACATAGCCCAGCTCACAAAGAGCTACAAGATGGAAAAAATAATGGATTAGTTATGGTACTCAACAATCCTTGACTCAAATAAAATATATAGTTCACACCTTGTTATCCATTGCTCCATAAATCAGGCTACGCACACAATTTCAGTTTACACAAACCCATATACATCAACGGATTAATCAAACTTCACTGATAGGCAGAATATCTAAATAGCAAGGTATTATGTGTGAACCATAGCACACATCCTGTAATTCAGTCTTTAAAGATGCATCGAATCAGTCTAAACTTTTAAGTACACAGCCTTATAAAATTTCAGTTCTAATATCATTTACATTTGTTCACGAGGAAAACACATCAAAAGCAGTTTATAAGTACCTATCAGATTTACACCAAGTGGTTAAGTGGATATAACAAAATTCCGAATTATATAAGTTGTTACCTGCCACTTGCATTGCAAACTTTTTGCTGACATCCAAAACGTACAGGCATCAGCTAGAGCAAGAACTTACAAGAAGCAGGTACAACAAGCAGCACCAGTAGAAACAGAGCAAGCAGCGCTGCCTAGCCACCTCGCCGCCTCCAAGCTAGACTCGAGGCCAGTGCACACACACGCACTGCATCCGCCGACGGGGCAAAGCAAAGCACAGTGCAGAATTGCACTGACCGCCGTCGCTGAAACGGGAACCTGACGTAGTAGGCAGCCGGACGCCAGGGTAAAGAGCGGATAAGCAGTGTCCGGGATGTCACAGCCGGCGGGGAGAGAGTCACGGGGGAGGGGCGGACGTCGATTTGCAGAGGAACAGCGAGCCCGCGACGATGTCTTGGTAAACAAAGCTTGGGCGACGGATTCCGCATGCTCGTCAACGGCATGTGCGGCTCCGTCGAGCTGTCgtagttttgtcacggcagatgtcctaaagaAATGACTTAGTCGTGGGCcaatcgcgacgggttagcttgaaggggttaaagcggacacagggacgcaaaagagtttatactagttcggccccttcgatgaaggtaaaaacctacgtctagttttgatggaattgatggggtttcgatgaccggggagcaaacaagcttcgcctatgtctcgagttgttgtctgtcgtccttgaaccgccgccgggtcgtccccttatatacacgagtgacgcccgtcggttcacagagtcccaataccggctcatagatgtgtccggtttggtctctatttattcctaacttacaatataagttaaataccaacgccggtttacggctacaggccttgaaccgactatgggccttgagccctcatctgccttcttgggctttaacatacttaactactgacgaagttaacccggcccagataggccggtttatacccagtagtgatatccctaatattaggccccagattgatttgaacatgttcatgtcaatcctttagcaaaaatcttcatcttcaatatcttcttgtagtttgttgaaccgccgtgatgtcatcttctctggtcgtggtaaaccggcgtgacgtcacctgttataaaggaccttaataggtctgcgacaattAAGGCGACATCTTCGTTTCCAAACCCATGGTCCCTTAATTTTCGCGCCTGACtcctgtcccttgccttataaataggaccgaagggtcatttctttttcccctccgtgcccttgtgcttcgtcttcctcgcgtcgcccagtttcggagctccgccgccaccgtcaacctctgcatcaaccttggtcgctgcatcaacctgggcgcaccagagcaccacggcaaccttccgcgtctttcTTATCTCCAGTAACTCTTCTGTTCTTTTCAATATAGATCTGCtttagggtttcatgttcttctagTGTTCATCGCCTGTTTCGTGTTCATACGATAACTCCTAGATGCATCTGTAAATCCTTACTCTGTGTAGCGGTAGTTTTTAGCATCCGCCTTCAGTttcatgcctcaagaccatagatctatatgtatctctgcccattgattcagtactgttctttttttgaaccttgaatattttccttattttctgaacttgcttcagattcGTCGCTGTAGAGAAGTCttatgaaatctgtttctgtaaacttactcatctgcttcaatgtttaggccaggcggtttaactttgtagaaaaaattgccaaaccggtatataccattagtccctttgttgaaccgccagatgttgttgcttcataaaactccggtttagatagatctgtctccggtttaacattgcacataccaatgtaccttaatcaatgcatttttgaaccgggatcatctaccttatagatttcatcatggccaagcaagtatatgagtgcaactgggttccttctcgcgtcacagagactgAACTGAACAACTTAGTCCTGATCGGTGCTTTAGGCAGCAaaaataccatccattggagggtccctggcgaagaatgtcctcccacacctcaagaaggagaggtcgtcgttttcgtagatcacttagcccggggctttaagccgcccggttctaaattttaccgggacgttttagccaattttcaactccacGCACAAGACATTGGCCCCAACTCTGTCACAAACATGTGTCATTTCCAAGTACTttgtgaggcgttctttcaagaggagcccaccgttgaactgttcagagactgcttccatctaaaccgccgcactgagtttactgacggttcCAACACAgaattgggtggtgtggcgattcagaaaagaaaagaggtcacataccctcacgccaaactgcacatccaccccaaagagtggaatcaaacatggttctattgcaaagacacttcCCCTACtggtgaaaatcccttgcctggctttcgtccggagcggcttagcaacacacacccctttccgcaaaggttaactgccaaggagagaagcaaatacgctcctcaactgtccaagctcagagccttcatggccaatggtttaacaggagttgatctcgctcgctgttggatatcgtggagcatactgccccttagtcagtgcttcggtttgatgtgcgagtatactggcagtgttgatgacccactgcggcatgctaacatccagcttaccgatgaagaaatcacaaaggctgtgaataaaatgctgaatgaaccggaatacgtctgtgctcaaaccggcctgcttcccttctgtgccaccaacaaaccgccagctgtaagagtttgatctttctttttattgaacctGCTATTGGTATATCTGGTCACTGTTTAACACCAACGTCTGTTTAAACAGggtaatgatccgttttggagcaagaaacttccacaGGAGAAGCCAGAAAAAGCAGATAAACCGAAACGaccaacccggcaaaagactaaagctgtgaagaagactacccacaggaaaagaaccactgcatcctctgatccgtccgctgatgacgatgtgggtaacccggaccttgaggtagagcttgattcacttggcttatttttcatgcgccttattgatgatgatatttgttaggatgatgccgaagccagtcaTGCTAATGTTGTAGatgtaattattctttcctccgattcagatcctttgccttcactaaaaatccatcaggcaaaccggaaggttaaattttctcatcctcttgcttacttggatcccaaatttcttatgaagacccaacagcacgaagctcgccgcacaacccggcatagtggccaggtagttacctctgccagTTTATCaaatagtccggttcggaaacgccattcagaggtctctaatttgcctgtcagtgcttgtcctaaaatgGGCTGTCTTCGTCAACCTCTTAGTCCGTCTGACtctgattatcaggtcacttcccattcatcatctggcgagtcatcAGCTACCCAGCTGCCGCCGCTCAAAACAGTGCTTGGGTAAGCCATACTTATCATAATGCTTTTGGTGTATTACTTTGTAGCATATACTGTACTGACCTTTGTTACTCCTTTTAGGGTCAAGCCtaagccaagcaagaaggctcgcctagataaagcggctga
Proteins encoded in this window:
- the LOC123089600 gene encoding uncharacterized protein — encoded protein: MGCLRQPLSPSDSDYQVTSHSSSGESSATQLPPLKTVLGVKPKPSKKARLDKAAEEDAIPEPDRVLNPKAAIREDVPNDPPPQDDDLITEERPVDTSGPVD